A single window of Anomaloglossus baeobatrachus isolate aAnoBae1 chromosome 9, aAnoBae1.hap1, whole genome shotgun sequence DNA harbors:
- the LRRC26 gene encoding leucine-rich repeat-containing protein 26: MKGFLEIIIFMALVALGSLLTSRCPDICSCSPGVVDCRGRGLYFIPEDLNEDTQTILLAYNKLTVLKMLSFHKNPNLNRLELQNNLISNIDSQAFKNLQNLSYLDLSSNQLATIKQEVFKPLLSLNTLNLGNNQISWLPRNVLENLVNLHTLYLHNNALTGLRMDILYNLPALNQLRLDGNPLVCTCQIQYLLFWMLENAEKIYEKEWTLCGVPKYLSQYPILEIERDSFDHCQHFFTLYEYLYFLLIGIALFMSSIVLCLATGALIVSYERFILKTQRKPRTYRRKTVRKRESVTNGQHIPVCRI; this comes from the exons ATGAAGGGATTCCTGGAGATCATCATCTTCATGGCTCTAGTGGCTTTGGGCAGTCTACTGACCTCTAGATGTCCAGATATCTGCAGCTGTTCACCAGGAGTTGTAGACTGCAGAGGAAGAGGTCTCTATTTCATCCCAGAAGATCTGAATGAGGACACTCAGACCATTCTTCTCGCCTATAATAAACTCACTGTCCTCAAGATGTTATCATTTCATAAGAACCCAAACCTCAATCGTCTGGAGCTACAGAATAACCTAATATCCAACATCGATTCTCAGGCCTTCAAGAACCTTCAGAACCTTAGCTACTTGGATCTCAGCAGCAACCAGTTGGCCACCATAAAGCAAGAGGTTTTCAAGCCATTGTTGAGTCTAAACACCTTAAATTTGGGAAACAACCAGATCTCTTGGCTGCCCAGGAACGTCCTAGAGAATCTCGTGAACCTTCACACACTTTATTTACACAACAATGCCCTGACCGGCCTGAGGATGGACATTTTATATAATCTACCAGCCTTAAATCAGCTGCGATTGGATGGAAACCCCTtggtatgcacctgtcaaattcagtatctgttgttttggatgctagaaaacgctgagaaaatttaTG AGAAAGAATGGACTTTATGTGGGGTCCCAAAGTATCTGAGCCAGTATCCAATCCTGGAGATTGAGAGGGATTCTTTTGACCACTGCCAGCACTTCTTCACGCTGTATGAATACCTATATTTCCTCCTAATCGGCATAGCGCTTTTTATGAGCAGCATCGTCCTCTGTCTGGCAACTGGGGCACTCATCGTTTCCTACGAACGTTTCATACTAAAAACCCAAAGAAAGCCACGCACATATAGGAGGAAGACCGTCAGGAAGCGGGAGAGCGTTACCAACGGCCAGCACATACCAGTATGCCGTATATAG